The Verrucomicrobiota bacterium genome has a segment encoding these proteins:
- a CDS encoding Gfo/Idh/MocA family oxidoreductase, producing MPNPIVQPTIHSRRNFLRTSTTAAGVMAISQLPVAQFAHAAGSGVIKIGLIGCGGRGSGAALNALNAGKDVRLVALCDLFPDWLAAARERFQKAKPDQVDIKDDHCFSGFDGYQQLIASDVDVVLIAVASHFHPVMIKAAVTAGKHVFCEKPHGLDIPGLKLSMAASDVAKQKNLSLVSGLCWRFDPGVRETMKRVQDGAIGEIVAIQENYLSQPYIVRERQAGWSELEYQFRNWYHFNWLSGDQTAQQLIHSLDKASWAMGDKPPKRVYGMGGRQTALDSKFGDQFDHHAVIYEYENGVRVYGFTRDQTDCYRETNDFILGTKGRCTLLNYRIEGETNWRYEKPKQNMYDLEHQELFEGIRSGKPLHCGHYMHQSTALAIAAQIACYTGQMLTWNDVLNSKRSFVLRRYAWDAEPPIKPGPDGRYGTALQGQPEYDTWKL from the coding sequence ATGCCTAATCCGATCGTGCAGCCGACTATACACAGCCGTCGTAATTTCCTGCGCACCTCCACCACGGCTGCGGGCGTGATGGCGATCAGCCAGTTGCCCGTGGCTCAATTCGCCCATGCCGCCGGCAGCGGCGTTATCAAAATCGGGTTAATCGGTTGTGGCGGACGCGGCTCCGGAGCCGCTCTAAACGCGCTGAATGCCGGCAAGGATGTCCGGCTGGTGGCCCTGTGCGATTTGTTCCCGGACTGGCTCGCCGCCGCCCGGGAACGCTTTCAGAAAGCCAAACCGGATCAGGTGGACATCAAGGACGACCACTGTTTTTCGGGATTCGATGGGTATCAGCAACTGATCGCCAGCGATGTGGATGTGGTGCTGATTGCCGTCGCATCGCATTTTCATCCGGTCATGATCAAGGCAGCGGTGACCGCCGGCAAACATGTGTTTTGCGAGAAACCACATGGCTTGGACATCCCCGGTTTGAAACTCTCCATGGCCGCCAGCGACGTGGCGAAACAGAAAAACCTGAGTCTCGTCTCCGGCCTGTGCTGGCGTTTTGATCCGGGCGTGCGCGAAACCATGAAGCGCGTGCAGGATGGCGCCATTGGTGAGATCGTGGCCATTCAGGAAAATTACCTGAGCCAGCCCTATATCGTGCGCGAACGGCAGGCTGGCTGGAGCGAACTGGAGTATCAATTCCGCAACTGGTATCATTTCAACTGGTTGTCCGGCGACCAGACCGCCCAGCAGCTCATCCACAGCCTGGACAAGGCGTCCTGGGCGATGGGCGACAAACCGCCCAAACGCGTCTATGGCATGGGCGGACGCCAGACGGCGCTCGATTCCAAGTTCGGTGATCAATTTGACCATCACGCGGTCATCTATGAGTATGAGAACGGTGTGCGCGTCTATGGTTTCACCCGCGACCAGACGGATTGCTATCGCGAGACCAACGACTTCATCCTCGGCACCAAAGGCCGTTGCACGCTCTTGAATTACCGGATCGAAGGGGAAACCAACTGGCGCTACGAGAAACCCAAACAAAACATGTATGACCTCGAGCATCAGGAACTGTTTGAAGGCATCCGCAGCGGCAAACCGCTCCATTGCGGCCATTACATGCACCAGAGCACCGCGCTGGCCATCGCCGCACAAATCGCCTGCTACACCGGCCAGATGCTAACCTGGAACGATGTCCTCAATTCCAAGCGCTCGTTTGTCCTGCGCCGCTACGCGTGGGATGCCGAGCCACCCATCAAGCCCGGCCCGGATGGTCGTTACGGCACCGCGCTGCAAGGCCAACCGGAATACGACACTTGGAAATTATAA